The following coding sequences are from one Panicum hallii strain FIL2 chromosome 5, PHallii_v3.1, whole genome shotgun sequence window:
- the LOC112895308 gene encoding E3 ubiquitin-protein ligase SH3RF3-like isoform X2, producing the protein MAAAAASSSSEGFVGAPAALPLDKAAASGSGSGGGDRVVDCGVCAICLDKIALQETALVKGCDHAYCVTCILRWASYKQAPQCPQCKHPFEFLSVHRSLDGWSPSIRIGNRRWGDNGYIRGGRREARPVNADAAGPSRTPKKKEKAASTSGSGSGSVSKDVSGRRAKRAQKREAADKAAAEKHLKHLQRLGLVKAPAPEVPAEVGPQVNE; encoded by the exons atggccgccgctgccgcctcgtcctcctccgaGGGATTCGTCGgcgcgcccgccgccctccccctcGACAAG GCGGCGGCTTCGGGCtccgggagcggcggcggcgaccgggTGGTGGATTGCGGGGTGTGCGCGATTTGCCTCGATAAGATCGCGCTCCAGGAGACGGCCCTTGTCAAGGGATGCGACCACGCCTACTG CGTAACATGCATTTTGAGGTGGGCATCCTACAAGCAGGCCCCTCAATGCCCACAGTGCAAGCACCCATTTGAATTCCTCAGCGTGCACCGTTCTCTTGATGGCTG GTCCCCAAGCATTCGCATTGGTAACAGGAGGTGGGGTGACAATGGGTACATCAGAGGAGGCAGGAGAGAGGCGAGGCCAGTGAATGCTGATGCCGCTGGTCCATCCAGGACcccaaagaagaaagagaaGGCGGCATCGACGTCGGGTTCAGGATCGGGGTCAGTATCCAAGGATGTCTCTGGAAGGCGGGCAAAAAGGGCTCAGAAGCGGGAAGCTGCAGACAAGGCAGCTGCAGAGAAGCACCTGAAGCACCTGCAGAGGTTGGGACTCGTGAAAGCACCTGCACCTGAAGTGCCCGCGGAGGTCGGCCCTCAGGTGAACGAGTGA
- the LOC112895308 gene encoding uncharacterized protein LOC112895308 isoform X1 has protein sequence MAAAAASSSSEGFVGAPAALPLDKAAASGSGSGGGDRVVDCGVCAICLDKIALQETALVKGCDHAYCVTCILRWASYKQAPQCPQCKHPFEFLSVHRSLDGCLHDYLFEESVCLLLRAAWFEPLIVEAHEEALEEDEIYHQYQYDDDEDDLDEETYYMSRSPSIRIGNRRWGDNGYIRGGRREARPVNADAAGPSRTPKKKEKAASTSGSGSGSVSKDVSGRRAKRAQKREAADKAAAEKHLKHLQRLGLVKAPAPEVPAEVGPQVNE, from the exons atggccgccgctgccgcctcgtcctcctccgaGGGATTCGTCGgcgcgcccgccgccctccccctcGACAAG GCGGCGGCTTCGGGCtccgggagcggcggcggcgaccgggTGGTGGATTGCGGGGTGTGCGCGATTTGCCTCGATAAGATCGCGCTCCAGGAGACGGCCCTTGTCAAGGGATGCGACCACGCCTACTG CGTAACATGCATTTTGAGGTGGGCATCCTACAAGCAGGCCCCTCAATGCCCACAGTGCAAGCACCCATTTGAATTCCTCAGCGTGCACCGTTCTCTTGATGGCTG CCTACATGACTACCTGTTTGAGGAGAGCGTTTGCCTTCTCCTGAGGGCCGCTTGGTTTGAACCTCTGATCGTAGAGGCTCATGAAGAGGCTCTGGAAGAAGATGAGATTTACCACCAGTACCAATATGATGACGATGAAGATGATCTTGATGAGGAAACTTATTACATGAGCAGGTCCCCAAGCATTCGCATTGGTAACAGGAGGTGGGGTGACAATGGGTACATCAGAGGAGGCAGGAGAGAGGCGAGGCCAGTGAATGCTGATGCCGCTGGTCCATCCAGGACcccaaagaagaaagagaaGGCGGCATCGACGTCGGGTTCAGGATCGGGGTCAGTATCCAAGGATGTCTCTGGAAGGCGGGCAAAAAGGGCTCAGAAGCGGGAAGCTGCAGACAAGGCAGCTGCAGAGAAGCACCTGAAGCACCTGCAGAGGTTGGGACTCGTGAAAGCACCTGCACCTGAAGTGCCCGCGGAGGTCGGCCCTCAGGTGAACGAGTGA
- the LOC112893833 gene encoding probable NADPH:quinone oxidoreductase 2, with protein sequence METSTAQPPAKTVLRVAAISGSLRRASANTGLIRAAAEICKESIPGLQVDHVDISELPLLNTDLEVGGGFPPAVEAFRAKVRAADCFLFASPEYNYSISGPLKNALDWGSRPPNCFADRAAAILSASGGSGGSRSQYHIRQVGVFLDIHFINKPEIFTKAHQPPNKFDDDGNLIDPETKEQLRKMLLSLKAFALRLQGKTASSEQGN encoded by the exons ATGGAAACCTCGACGGCACAGCCGCCGGCGAAGACCGTCCTGAGGGTGGCGGCGATCTCCGGCTCGCTCCGCAGGGCGTCGGCCAACACCGGCCTCATCCGCGCCG CCGCGGAGATCTGCAAGGAGTCCATCCCGGGGTTGCAGGTCGACCACGTCGACATCTCCGAGCTGCCGCTGCTCAACACCGACCTCGAGGTCGGCGGCGGCTTCCCGCCGGCCGTCGAGGCGTTCCGCGCCAAGGTCCGCGCGGCCGACTGCTTCCTCTTCGCCTCGCCCGAGTACAACTACTCCATTTCAG GCCCTCTGAAGAACGCGCTAGACTGGGGATCACGGCCGCCGAACTGCTTTGCAGACAGAGCCGCGGCGATCCTGAGCGCGTCGGGCGGGTCCGGCGGCAGCCGGTCGCAGTACCACATCCGGCAGGTCGGGGTGTTTCTTGACATCCATTTCATCAACAAGCCAGAGATCTTCACCAAAGCACACCAGCCCCCGAATAAGTTCGACGATGATGGCAACCTGATCGATCCAGAGACCAAGGAGCAGCTCAGGAAGATGCTCCTGTCGCTAAAAGCTTTCGCGCTGAGGCTCCAGGGCAAGACTGCAAGCTCTGAACAGGGGAATTGA